Within Butyrivibrio fibrisolvens, the genomic segment GAGGACCTGCCAACGAGCTGATTGAAGACTTCATGCTTGCAGCTAATGAAACTGTAGCCCAGCATTTCTACTGGATGTCTGTACCATTTGTATACAGAACGCATGAACAGCCGTCAGAAGCCAAGATAGATACACTTACAAACTTTATAAGAGGCTTTGGTTATCACCTTAACATCCGCCAGGATGAGATAAGACCTATGGAGATCCAAAAGCTCCTGACCAAGATAGAGGGAAGCAGAGAAGAGTCCATAATCAGCAGGGTAGCACTTCGAAGCATGATGCAGGCCAAGTATACAACAGAATGTGTCGGCCATTTTGGACTGGCACTTCAGTATTATTGCCATTTCACATCACCTATCAGACGTTATCCTGATCTTCAGATCCATAGGATCATCAAGGACTCCATAAGAGGCAGGCTTGATGAAAAGAAGCTTGCGCATTATGCGGAAATACTTCCGGATGTTGCCAAGCACTGCTCTGATACTGAAAGACGCGCAGATGATGCTGAGCGCGATACTGATAAGCTCAAGAAAGCCCAGTATATGGAGCAGCATATCGGAGAAGTATACGAAGGCGTAGTATCCGGAGTAACTGCATGGGGCATGTTCGTAGAGCTTGATAATACCTGCGAAGGAATGATACGACTTGCCGAGCTTACAGATGATTACTACGTATTCGATGAGCAGAACTTCACTCTTACAGGAACGGATTTTGGCAAAGAGTACAGACTCGGCCAGAAAGTTAAGATCAAGGTAGTAGGCGCTGACAGACTTGAAAAGACTGTTGACTTCAGGATAGTGGATGAAGATACAGATCCTGATGATATCGAGCTTAAGCCTGCCAAGAAGCACTATGTGCTTAAACTTATGGAAGAAGAGGCAGCAAGGAAAAGTGAACAGGACGCCTTGAAAGATAAAGAGCATTCAAAAGCTGAAGCCTCTAAGGATGGGTCTAATATCAAAAGTACCAGGAAGAAAAAGAAAAGAAATCTCGATGAGATAAGTGATGAATTCGAAGAGATAGAAGACCACTATAGAAGCAGAAAGCATACAGATCTTGATGATATAGATCTTGAAGACGGCGAAGACGATAATCTGATGACAGCTCTTGAGCTACGCGAACACCTTCGCAAAAAGCGCATGATAGAAGGACTTGAGCCTGATGGCAGAACAGGAAGCCCAAGGGAAAAGAAGCGCAAAGGCGTAAAGAATAAAGAAAACGGACCTAAAGAAAAAGGGCATAAGAAGTACAAGGTACATAAGTATAAAAAGTCAGCTACATCCAAAGCTGCCCGCAGCAACCAGAAGAAAAAGCGTTGACAAAAATATGTCATAATAGTCATAAAAAGCTCTGAATAAAGGCTCTAATAAAAAAGCTAAAAAAGCGCTGAAAAACTGCAGGTATGAAGAAAAAACTGTAGGAATATAGAAAAACTGAAGTAAAACATAGTATTATTTGTACAATAACCCGAGATTGGAGACACAAAATGGCAGAAGAGAAGATAAAGCTGGTATGTAATAACAAGAAAGCATACCATGAGTATTTTATCGAAGACAAATATGAAGCAGGAATAGAACTTGTAGGAACAGAAGTTAAGTCTATACGTATGGGCAGATGCAGTCTTGGAGAGTCCTTCGTAGTGATCAAGGACGGTCAGGCTGATCTGTGTGGAATGAATGTAAGTCCTTATGAGAAAGGCAATATATTCAATAAAGATCCGCTTCGTGTAAGAAGGCTTCTCCTTCACAAGAACGAGATCATGAAGCTGGAACAGCAGGTCAAGATCAAGGGATATACTATAGTTCCTCTTCAGGTATATTTTAAGAAAGGCCGCGTCAAAGTAGAGATAGGCCTTGGTCGAGGCAAGAAGCTCTATGATAAGAGAGAGTCTGATGCTAAGCGCGACCAGCAGCGTGAAGTAGAGAAAAACTACAAGATGCGCTTAAGATAAGTCGATTACTATAACTTAATGTCGCGAGCAAAGCGTGTGGCTAATGGCTTAAATTGGTATCACTAGAAAGATCTCCCAAAAGATGCTAGAAATGGTTTCTTTTGGGAGTTTTTTTATATGGCCATTTGTCGAAAAAAATCATTGATTCATGACCGATAGAAAGCGGTAAAGAAGCCTGTAATGCAGGATTTTTTTAAGATGCTTGGAAGATATCCTCTTTTCACTCTTGTATTTTATTGGTATATATTTCGAAAATACTATTGACAATATTACGAGTATTAGGTAATATGACATTATGAAATGGGTTTCAAAGTAAAATATATATCTAATATCACAAAAGAATAATAAGTCTGATGTGATCAAGGACAAGAAATACAGTAAAAATAACGGAAGTCAACTATCAGTACATACAATTTATGTGTTTTAGATCAGAAACTTCCTTTTTTATTTCTTGATTGCGAAACCGATTTCAAAAACAATATTTACTTGTATCAACAGTGGGAGAGGAAAGTATGGGAAAGAAAAATGAAACGGGCGAGAAGATTATAACTCGTAAATCATCTCTGACATTTGGTCAGAAGCTTTGGAGAAATCGTACGCTGGTTCTTATGTGCATTCCGGCTATTATATTCTTCATCGCATTCAGTTATGCGCCAATGCCCGGTATCTATGTTGCATTCGTCAAATACAACTATCGTAAAGGTATATTCGGAAGTAACTTCATAGGTCTTAAGAATTTTGAGTTTCTCGCTACATCAGGTAAACTCGGAATGCTGACCAGAAACACCATTCTATACAACATTGCATTTATTTTACTTGGTAACTTCTTCGCAGTATTCGTAGCAGTACTTCTAAACGAAATCCAGAATAAATGGTTCAAAAAAGTCTCACAGACAATGATGTTCCTGCCATATTTCATCTCACAGGTTCTCATCGGACTTTTGGTATACAACCTTCTGAACTATGACACAGGTTTTGTTAACAGTATTCTCAAGGCTTTAGGAACTCCTGAAGAGAAGCTCTTTAGTCCATACTCAGATCCGACTGTATGGCCTGTCCTTTTGGTTGTGATCCACCTGTGGCAGTCAACTGGTTATAACTCGGTAGTATATTTTGCCTCCATCATGGGAATAGATGCAGAGATAATCGAGGCAGCAAGAGTAGACGGAGCCAACGCATGGCAGAAGATCAGATATATCATTCTTCCCGGACTTCGCCAGACAGTAGTAATACTCCTCCTGTTCGCTATCGGCGGTATTGTAAAAGGTAACTTCGGTCTGTTCTACAACATAATCGGAACCAACTCACTCCTGTATCCTACAACCGATATCATTGAAACATATGTATATCGTGCTACAATGACTGACTTCAACTTCTCAACAGCATCAGCAGTAGGACTTTATCAGTCACTTATAGGATTCTTCATGGTTATGTTCGTTAACTTCATAGTTAAGAAGATCGATCCGGACTACTCACTGTTCTGATTGATAAAAGAAAACAAACAGACAATTTACCACTTTTTCAATAACAGTTACCGCACACGGTACGGAGGATATAAATGGCTAAGAAAGATAAAAAAATCGATTATGATACATATGATTCAAGCGCCAGAGTTAAGCTTGGAACATCGGATTACGTTATACGAGGAATTGGATATGTGTTCGTAACACTGTATGCACTCGCCTGCATATTCCCTTTCCTTCTTATCATCGGAACATCATTTACATCAGAAGCTGTAATAAGATCAGCCGGAGTTCAGCTCTTCCCAAGAGACTTCACAACAGAAGCTTACGACATGGTACTTAAAGGAGGCGCGATCTGGAAATCATACCTTCTTACAATATTAATGACAGGTATTGGAACAGGCGCAGGACTTATCATCATATCAATGACAGGATATGCTCTTCAGAGAAAAGACTTTGTGCTTAGAAATGTAATCTCATTCTTCATCTACTTCACAAGTCTCTTCCAGGCAGGACTTGCGCCATATTACATTCTTATGACACAGACATATCACCTTAAGGACAGCTACTTCGCAGTACTCCTTCCGCTTCTTATGTCACCATGGCTCATCATCCTGATGAAGAACTTTGTTAAGTCTATACCTTTTGAAATAACAGAGTCAGGTAAGATCGATGGAGCAGGAGATATGAAGATATTTACATCTCTTATCCTTCCGATGCTCAAGCCTGCACTTGCAACTATAGGTCTTTTCCTTGCACTTGGTTACTGGAATGAGTGGTATCAGTCATCACTGTTTTTAAGTTCAAAGGTAGATGCATATCCACTTCAATACATGCTCTACAAGGTAGTAAATGAGGCTAACTCACTGAAGAACTCAGTTGCAGCTCAGTTCGTAACTGTAACAGACCTTCCTACCAACTCGCTCAAGATGGCAACAGCAGTTGTAGCTACAGGACCTATCGTACTTCTGTATCCTTTCGTACAGAGATACTTCATCGGCGGTATCACAGTTGGTGCGGTTAAGGGCTAAGGCACATTATAAAAACTATATTTTTAGGGGAAAGTTAACTGCAATAACGCAGTAACAAATATATATTCTATAGGAGGATATTTAATGAAAAAGAAATTGCTTGCTTCACTTCTTTCACTCACTATGGTAGCAGGACTTGCAGCTTGCGGCAATGGTGGAAATGGCTCAGGGGATACAAGCGGATCTGATAGTGCAGAAGCTGTCGATACATCAGAGCACGTAGTTATCACCTACATGACAACAGGTGGTAAGCCAGAGAACAGCGCTACAGACGATATGCTTGCAGAGCTTAATAAGATCCTTACAGAGAAGGTTAATGCAGAGCTTCAGATCTACTACATCGACTGGACAGATTACCTTTCAGTTTACAACCTGACACTTGCTCAGATGGACGGAACAGTTGACCTTGTAGGTACAGCTACTGACTGGCTTGATGCATGGCCAAACGCTAAGAACGGTGCTTTCCTTGAACTCGACGAGGACATGCTCAAGACATATGCACCTCAGACATACGCATCAGTTCCTGCTGAGGACTGGGAGTACTGCAAATATGATGGCAACATCTACCTCATCCCTGAAGACAACTATGCACAGTGGACTAACCACGGATTCTCATATCGTCTTGACTGGGCTAAGGAAGCTGGACTTGCAGACGGCGTTAAGAGCTGGGAAGACCTGACAACATATTTCAAGTATGTAAAAGAAGCTTATCCTGATGTACAGCCTTGGGATTCTGACGGTACACAGTACGCTACAATGGTTGGTGGATGGATTTCATCACATTCTAACTATGTTTCAATCGATGGTATCAACTCAGGCGCTATGTGGGGGGGTACAAAGGATGACCTTTACACAGTATACAGCCCATATGTAACAGACACAGATTCACTTGTTGAGTTTGCTAAGCTCATGAAAGAATGGGATGAAATCGGTGTTTGGAAGACAGACGTTCTTAACAACACATCATCTGATAACAGAGAAGACTTCCGTGTAGGTAAGACAGCTGCTGAGCAGCATCACACACAGACATGGACAGACCTTTGCTCACCTGGACACACAAACAACACAATCTTTGCTGATGACGAAGATGCAGAAGTTGGATTCTTCTACTTTGGTGAAGAGACATCTAACGTAACAGCACTTTCAATCACACATGGTGCTATGGCTGTATCAGCTGCTTCCAAGAACCCTGAAAGAGCACTCATGGTTTATGACCTCATCAGAAATGATCCAGATTGCTACAAGCTCTTCAACTATGGTATCGAAGGCGTTCAGTACAATGTAAATGCTGACGGTCTTAGAGAGACAGTAGCAGATGCTGATGCTATCGTAACTAACTACTGGTGGGGCAGAAATGATGATCTCGAGATCAGAGATGCAACAATGAACTGGGACGCTATCGATGCTCTTTACAAAGAGTATGACAACATCAAGATCGAGTATCCTTATGGTCAGTTCATTCCTAACGTAGACTCTATCTCAACTCAGATCGACCAGATCAACGAGATCCACACCAACTACATGAAGCAGATCGCATATGGTAAGTATTCAGGAACAGCTGAAGAGATCGTAGCTGAGTATCAGCAGGCACTCAAAGATGCAGGTATCGATGATGTAACTGCAGAACTTCAGAAGCAGATCGACGCACTTTACAAATAATAAGTGTTGTAAGTGATCAGTTATACGTAAGATTAACTTTACAAATATTCAGATGGTCTATATAAGTAGCACAGACATTTCAGTCGTACATATACCAAATGAATAGAATTTCTTAAAATCCTTGGGGACGTATCTTCGGGTACGTCCCTGATTTTGAACAAAAATATAAGAGCATGTGATGACTTTTCTTTAATATGAAGCTTTAAAGCTGTTATTACTTTTTAGATAAAAAGATTCTTATGATATTAAAGATATAAAAACTATTAAAGATATAAAAATATTAAAGATATAAAAATATTAAAGATATAAAAATATTAAAGATATTAAAGAAATTATCAATGAAGACATGCTTTTATATTTTTAGTCAAAAATGGAAATGATTTATATACTGCCTGCCCCTGCAAAGACTTTGGGGATGCCGGCCCGTCCAAGTGGGAAGTTATTTGAAAAGCAGATTGAGATTTAAGATAAGCAGATATCATATTTTATAAAAGAGGTCATACAAATATGAGCGGAATAGAGATCAAAGACAGATTTTATCTAGACGGAGAAGAATTCCATCTTATATCAGGCGCAATACACTATTTCAGAGTAGTGCCACAGTACTGGGAAGACAGGCTGCTTAAGCTGCGCGCAATGGGATGTAATACAGTAGAAACTTATATTCCGTGGAACATGCATGAACCAAAGGAAGGCGAATTTGTCTTTGACGGGATGCTGGATCTTGGTAAGTTCATAGAACTTGCAAAGAGCATAGGGCTATATGTCATCTTACGCCCATCGCCCTACATCTGCGCTGAATGGGAGTTTGGAGGCTTCCCTGCATGGCTTTTAAAAGAAGATGGCATGAAGCTTCGCTGCACATACAAACCATACCTTGATCATGTCAAAAGATATTATGACACACTCATGCCTTACATCAAGAAGTACACATATGATAACGGCGGGCCTGTGATCATGATGCAGATTGAGAACGAGTACGGATACTATGGCGATGATCATGAATACATGAAGTGGCTCTATGACCTTATCAGAAGCTATGGTATAGAAGTACCTCTTTTTACATCAGATGGTCCCTATGATGATGCATTTAGAGGCGGCAAGATCCCTGGAGTACTCCAGACCGGCAATTTTGGCTCACATGCCAAAGAGCGTTTTGATTTTATGAAAAAATATGTAGATGGCCCATTGTCATGCATGGAATTCTGGCTTGGATGGTTCGATGACTGGGGATCAGGCTTCCATCATACAACAAGCGTAGAGCAGAATGTCGAAGACTTTGCATATATGCTTGATAATGGTAATGTAAATATCTACATGTTCCATGGCGGTACTAATTTTGGATTCATGAACGGATCCAACTATTATGACAAGCTGACTCCGGACGTTACAAGCTATGACTACGACGCAGTTCTTACAGAGGACGGACAGATAACCGATAAGTATATAGCTTTTCAAAAAGAAATATCAAAAAGGTATGGACTTCCCGAGGTAGAAGTTCCAAAGCCTGTAAAAAGAAAAGCTTATGGCAAGATCAAAGCAGACGGATACGTATCTCTTTGGGATAGCCTTGATAATATCGCAGACTGGCATGAGAGTGTATATCCTGTTTCTATGGAAAAATTAGGCCAAAGCTACGGCTTTATCCTCTATCATACCCATCTTGACGAGATCCCGAATATGGGCGAGATAAGACTTATGGATGCCAATGACAGAGCAAAAGTGTATGTCGATCATGAGAATATTGCGACCATGTATGACAGGGAGCTCCTTGAAGCAAAGAAGATAGAGCCGCATGTAGAGACTCTTGACAAGGATCTTGACATACTCGTAGAGAATATGGGAAGAGTCAATTTCGGACCATATATGCAGAAACAGCGCAAAGGAATCGACGGCCCTGTACTCATAAACACTCGTCAGCACTACGGCTACGATATCTATACACTGCCTCTTGATAACATCGACAAACTTATCTTTGGAGATGTTAACGAGACCAAATTTGGGAACGGCGCAGATATAGAAAAAGAAAATAAAGAAGAAAAAGGAACAGGCCCCTCTTTTTACAGATATACATTTGAAGCAGATGAATGTTGTGATACCTTCATAAATATGGAAGGCTTTGGCAAGGGATGCGTGTTCATCAACGGATTCAATCTTGGAAGATTCTGGGAAGTGGGACCTCAGAAGGCTCTGTATCTGCCGGGGCCTCTTATCAGGAAGGGAAAAAACGAGATAGTGGTATTTGAAACTGAAGGAAAAGCTCAAATAGAACTGGAACTCATGGACCATCCATCACTTGGCCCCTGCGAACAAGTAAATCCATGACCGGCATGCACGGGGGATTTAGAGAGGAAAACTTATATGCCAACAGACAAGAAGATAACTATATATGAGATCGCCAAAGAAGCCGGAGTATCTCCTGCCACAGTTTCCCGTGTCCTTACAGGCAATGCCAATGTCAAGCAGGAGAAAAAGGAAAAAGTCTTAGAGCTGATAAAAAAGTACAACTTTAAACCCAGTGCTGTTGCCAGAGGCCTGTCTGATACCAAGAGCCGCATTATAGGAATAATCGTCGCAGATGTAAGAAATACTTACTATGCCGACATGTACGTTGCCTGCGAGAATGCTGCCAATAAGGAAGGCTACAGTGTAATGCTCATGAACTCCTTTGGACGAGTAGATATGGAGATAAGACAGCTTGAGAAGCTTGTTCAGTGGCAGGCTGATGCCATAATCCATATGGGAGGTGCTGTAGACAGCCTTACTACCGACCCGTCTTTTGCCAAAGAAGTAAAGAGACTTCTCGGATCAAAGCCTCTCGTGGTAACTGGTAAACTCGACAATACAGACTGTTATCAGGTCAGGATCGATGCGGCAGCAGCCATGGATATGCTGGTGCAGCATCTGGTATCCAATGGCAACAGAAGGATCGCGCTTGTAGGCGGACGACTTAACGTAGAGTCAACATATATTAAATACAATGAGTTCAAAAAGCTGGCAGCAGAGCTCGGACTTGAAAGCGGAAGTCTCTATACCGACAATTTTGGCGGATACGGAATAGATGAGGGCACTGCATCTATGAATGAACTAATTGAGAAGTTCAAAAAAGAAGGCGCTGCGCTTCCTGAAGCGCTCATCTGCATCAACGACAGCACCGCAGCCGGAGTTATAAAGAGTTTAAGAAAACACGGCATCAGGATACCTGAAGATATATCAGTTGTCAGTTATGATAATACAGACCTGTGCGAAGTAGTAGAGCCTTCGCTGACTTCTGTGGCTTACGATTATGAAAAATATGGTAAAACACTTGTTCGTACAGCAATAGATGTTGCAGATGGTCTTGAGGCAAAGAGACAGATACTTGTAAAGCCATCAGGACTAATGGTCAGAAAATCAAGTAATATAAGACGCTGATAGCTTGGCATAATTGTGGATCTTTGAGACAGTACACTGGTAAGGCCACCTGGGAGGAACATATGGATACCGTAAGAGCAATTCTTACAGACAATTGGAAGTTCTACTATGGGGATGAAGAGGAGGCTTGGTTCAAGGGCTTTGATGACAGCACATGGGATGATGTGATGATCCCTCATGACTGGTCGGTAGAAGCTCCTTTTTCTAAAGACTATTCAAGCGGTACCGGCTACCTTAGAGGCGGAACAGGTTGGTACAGGTGTCATTTCAAAATTCCTTCTGAGTATGAAGGCAAGAATATATCAATTACATTCGATTCCGTTTATAAGAATAGTAGTGTCTGGATCAATTCTTATCATATCGGCGGACGTCCTAGCGGCTATGCATCTTTTTCCATAGATATAAGTGAATATGTAAGATATGGCGAACAAGACAATGTGATCGCGGTAAGAGTGCGCCACGAAGATATAGCAGATTCCAGGTGGTTCACTGGCTCCGGTATTGTCAAAAAAGTCACCCTGTCAATAAGTGAAAAAGTTGCGCCATCACAATACGGAGTGTGGCTTGATACCCGTTCTATTATAGAAGATGCAGGCAAGATATCTGCAAGGATCAGGATCAATAATGTAATCGAAAATAAAACCAATGAAGATAAGAAAGTCAGAGTAAGGTGCGTTCTTGAATATGATACACCAAAAGAAGCGTATGAAAATGCATCGGAAGAAGCTCTGATAGAACTGTTCGGAGAGATAGATGCAGCGGCACATGATGATTCTGTACTTAAAATAGACGGAATAATAGATAAGCCGCATCTATGGTCATCTGATATACCTAATATATACAAATTATCAACATACTATAGTGTAGATGGCGGGGGCTTTTACCTTGTTGATGAGCAGAAAACCGGAATAAGGGTTATATCCATGGATCCTGACAAAGGATTTGCATGTAATGGCGTATCGGATAAGCTCCGGGGAGTATGTGTCCACGATGATGGAGGAACTCTTGGCAGCGCCATGAAAAAGGAGATATGGCAAAGGCGTCTTGAGCTTCTTAAAAAGGCCGGGTGCAATGCCATAAGATGTTCGCACAATCCTCATATGCCGGAATTGTATGACTTGTGCGATGTCATGGGATTCTATGTCATGGACGAAGCCTTTGATGAGTGGGAGAATGCCAAGAATAAGTGGTCTCATGGTCACAATGTGTATCCACCTCGTCATCAGGGATATGCCGAAGACTTTAATGAATGGTATGAAAGAGACCTTGTGAACATGATAGAGCGAGGCAGAAGGCACCCTAGCGTGATCCTCTGGAGCATAGGCAATGAGATCGATTATCCAAACGACCCTTATGTGAATCCCATGTTCAAGGAATTCACAGGCAATAATGATAACGGTAAGCCTGCCAGAGAGATGGTCTATAACCCTGACAAGCCTGACATGACAAGACTATCTGAAATTGCCAAGACTCTTACTGATATAGTCAGAAATACTGACAAGACAAGACCTGCCACAGTAGCTGCAGCCTTCCCGGAGCTGTCCGCAAAGCTTGGATTTGTCGATAGCCTTGATGTTGTAGGTTACAATTATAAAGAGCATCTGTATGAAGAATCACATAGAAGATTCCCTGATAAGGTCTTCCTTGGAAGCGAGAATGGACACGGAATAGGGCAGTGGGAAGCTGTAGTACGTAATGACTACATCTGCGGACAGTTCCTGTGGACAGGGATCGATTATCTGGGAGAAGCTCATGGCTGGCCGATACACGGTGCATATTCCGGCCTTATAAATACAGCAGGACTACCTAAGCCGGAATATTATAAGAGAAAGAGCCTGTGGACATCAGATCCATTTATCAGGATATTCACATTAAGACCTGATGAGGAAAAAAGAGAGTGGATAAGCAGAACACGTTCATGGAATTATGATAAGGGAGAGAAGGTTGTAGTAAAATGCTACGTGCCTATTTGGGAAAAAGATATTGTTGAATATGGCAATGAAGATAGAAGCAGTAATTGTGCCGATACTAATGCAAATGCCAATTCTAATAGTAGCTTAAAAAAATGTAAAAGCAGTGCACATATCAAAAGTGTCAGATTATATATAAATGACAGACTTGTAGGAAGTGCTTCAAAAAGGTCGGATGACGGATCCTACAGATTCGAAACAGAGTTCGAGCCCGGCAAGATAGAGGTAAGAGCAGAGCTTGAAGATGATCGAGAAATACAGAGCAATAAAGAATTAGCATCAACTTCTAATTTGAGCTATATATCAGATATTATATATACATCGTCTCTGGCAGACCATGCTGAAGTATCTGTATATGATAGAGGCGACTTCATTACAGGCGAGAGTTTCGAAGAGGCATCTTCCAAGAAAGGCTATATCTATCAGATTCTTGTAACACTAAAAGACGCAGATGGAAGAGACGTAGTATGCCAGGATGAAGAGATAAGTGCATCAGTATCTGATAATGCGCAGGTACTAGGCCTCGATGGTGGTGATCTTGCAGATAATACCGACATGAGATCACCAGTCAGGAAGACATATCAAGGCAGAATTGTCATATACGTAAGGCGCATAGGCGTAGGTAAGATAGATCTTGATATTTCTTTTGGGAATTACAAAAAACATATTGAACTGTAGAATTTATATTTTCCAGGAAGTTTGTCAAAGCATATAGGAGCCAGCCATGATGAGGCTGGCTCTTTTTGGCGTAGTTAGTGTGCTGGTTCATTCATATTTGATCAAATATGAATGAACCAGCACACTAGATTTACTATACTTATAATATTTGTTACTATACTGTATTATGCGATATTGGATATAAGTGGAGGTTTTTA encodes:
- a CDS encoding ABC transporter substrate-binding protein is translated as MKKKLLASLLSLTMVAGLAACGNGGNGSGDTSGSDSAEAVDTSEHVVITYMTTGGKPENSATDDMLAELNKILTEKVNAELQIYYIDWTDYLSVYNLTLAQMDGTVDLVGTATDWLDAWPNAKNGAFLELDEDMLKTYAPQTYASVPAEDWEYCKYDGNIYLIPEDNYAQWTNHGFSYRLDWAKEAGLADGVKSWEDLTTYFKYVKEAYPDVQPWDSDGTQYATMVGGWISSHSNYVSIDGINSGAMWGGTKDDLYTVYSPYVTDTDSLVEFAKLMKEWDEIGVWKTDVLNNTSSDNREDFRVGKTAAEQHHTQTWTDLCSPGHTNNTIFADDEDAEVGFFYFGEETSNVTALSITHGAMAVSAASKNPERALMVYDLIRNDPDCYKLFNYGIEGVQYNVNADGLRETVADADAIVTNYWWGRNDDLEIRDATMNWDAIDALYKEYDNIKIEYPYGQFIPNVDSISTQIDQINEIHTNYMKQIAYGKYSGTAEEIVAEYQQALKDAGIDDVTAELQKQIDALYK
- a CDS encoding glycoside hydrolase family 35 protein → MSGIEIKDRFYLDGEEFHLISGAIHYFRVVPQYWEDRLLKLRAMGCNTVETYIPWNMHEPKEGEFVFDGMLDLGKFIELAKSIGLYVILRPSPYICAEWEFGGFPAWLLKEDGMKLRCTYKPYLDHVKRYYDTLMPYIKKYTYDNGGPVIMMQIENEYGYYGDDHEYMKWLYDLIRSYGIEVPLFTSDGPYDDAFRGGKIPGVLQTGNFGSHAKERFDFMKKYVDGPLSCMEFWLGWFDDWGSGFHHTTSVEQNVEDFAYMLDNGNVNIYMFHGGTNFGFMNGSNYYDKLTPDVTSYDYDAVLTEDGQITDKYIAFQKEISKRYGLPEVEVPKPVKRKAYGKIKADGYVSLWDSLDNIADWHESVYPVSMEKLGQSYGFILYHTHLDEIPNMGEIRLMDANDRAKVYVDHENIATMYDRELLEAKKIEPHVETLDKDLDILVENMGRVNFGPYMQKQRKGIDGPVLINTRQHYGYDIYTLPLDNIDKLIFGDVNETKFGNGADIEKENKEEKGTGPSFYRYTFEADECCDTFINMEGFGKGCVFINGFNLGRFWEVGPQKALYLPGPLIRKGKNEIVVFETEGKAQIELELMDHPSLGPCEQVNP
- a CDS encoding carbohydrate ABC transporter permease, with protein sequence MAKKDKKIDYDTYDSSARVKLGTSDYVIRGIGYVFVTLYALACIFPFLLIIGTSFTSEAVIRSAGVQLFPRDFTTEAYDMVLKGGAIWKSYLLTILMTGIGTGAGLIIISMTGYALQRKDFVLRNVISFFIYFTSLFQAGLAPYYILMTQTYHLKDSYFAVLLPLLMSPWLIILMKNFVKSIPFEITESGKIDGAGDMKIFTSLILPMLKPALATIGLFLALGYWNEWYQSSLFLSSKVDAYPLQYMLYKVVNEANSLKNSVAAQFVTVTDLPTNSLKMATAVVATGPIVLLYPFVQRYFIGGITVGAVKG
- the smpB gene encoding SsrA-binding protein SmpB; this translates as MAEEKIKLVCNNKKAYHEYFIEDKYEAGIELVGTEVKSIRMGRCSLGESFVVIKDGQADLCGMNVSPYEKGNIFNKDPLRVRRLLLHKNEIMKLEQQVKIKGYTIVPLQVYFKKGRVKVEIGLGRGKKLYDKRESDAKRDQQREVEKNYKMRLR
- a CDS encoding ABC transporter permease, which codes for MGKKNETGEKIITRKSSLTFGQKLWRNRTLVLMCIPAIIFFIAFSYAPMPGIYVAFVKYNYRKGIFGSNFIGLKNFEFLATSGKLGMLTRNTILYNIAFILLGNFFAVFVAVLLNEIQNKWFKKVSQTMMFLPYFISQVLIGLLVYNLLNYDTGFVNSILKALGTPEEKLFSPYSDPTVWPVLLVVIHLWQSTGYNSVVYFASIMGIDAEIIEAARVDGANAWQKIRYIILPGLRQTVVILLLFAIGGIVKGNFGLFYNIIGTNSLLYPTTDIIETYVYRATMTDFNFSTASAVGLYQSLIGFFMVMFVNFIVKKIDPDYSLF
- a CDS encoding LacI family DNA-binding transcriptional regulator; this encodes MPTDKKITIYEIAKEAGVSPATVSRVLTGNANVKQEKKEKVLELIKKYNFKPSAVARGLSDTKSRIIGIIVADVRNTYYADMYVACENAANKEGYSVMLMNSFGRVDMEIRQLEKLVQWQADAIIHMGGAVDSLTTDPSFAKEVKRLLGSKPLVVTGKLDNTDCYQVRIDAAAAMDMLVQHLVSNGNRRIALVGGRLNVESTYIKYNEFKKLAAELGLESGSLYTDNFGGYGIDEGTASMNELIEKFKKEGAALPEALICINDSTAAGVIKSLRKHGIRIPEDISVVSYDNTDLCEVVEPSLTSVAYDYEKYGKTLVRTAIDVADGLEAKRQILVKPSGLMVRKSSNIRR
- a CDS encoding glycoside hydrolase family 2 TIM barrel-domain containing protein; its protein translation is MDTVRAILTDNWKFYYGDEEEAWFKGFDDSTWDDVMIPHDWSVEAPFSKDYSSGTGYLRGGTGWYRCHFKIPSEYEGKNISITFDSVYKNSSVWINSYHIGGRPSGYASFSIDISEYVRYGEQDNVIAVRVRHEDIADSRWFTGSGIVKKVTLSISEKVAPSQYGVWLDTRSIIEDAGKISARIRINNVIENKTNEDKKVRVRCVLEYDTPKEAYENASEEALIELFGEIDAAAHDDSVLKIDGIIDKPHLWSSDIPNIYKLSTYYSVDGGGFYLVDEQKTGIRVISMDPDKGFACNGVSDKLRGVCVHDDGGTLGSAMKKEIWQRRLELLKKAGCNAIRCSHNPHMPELYDLCDVMGFYVMDEAFDEWENAKNKWSHGHNVYPPRHQGYAEDFNEWYERDLVNMIERGRRHPSVILWSIGNEIDYPNDPYVNPMFKEFTGNNDNGKPAREMVYNPDKPDMTRLSEIAKTLTDIVRNTDKTRPATVAAAFPELSAKLGFVDSLDVVGYNYKEHLYEESHRRFPDKVFLGSENGHGIGQWEAVVRNDYICGQFLWTGIDYLGEAHGWPIHGAYSGLINTAGLPKPEYYKRKSLWTSDPFIRIFTLRPDEEKREWISRTRSWNYDKGEKVVVKCYVPIWEKDIVEYGNEDRSSNCADTNANANSNSSLKKCKSSAHIKSVRLYINDRLVGSASKRSDDGSYRFETEFEPGKIEVRAELEDDREIQSNKELASTSNLSYISDIIYTSSLADHAEVSVYDRGDFITGESFEEASSKKGYIYQILVTLKDADGRDVVCQDEEISASVSDNAQVLGLDGGDLADNTDMRSPVRKTYQGRIVIYVRRIGVGKIDLDISFGNYKKHIEL